A single window of Vigna radiata var. radiata cultivar VC1973A chromosome 4, Vradiata_ver6, whole genome shotgun sequence DNA harbors:
- the LOC106758947 gene encoding EP1-like glycoprotein 4, whose protein sequence is MLFSLMKLFPFLLLLPVFFYNYAFSESGVGVGYQLMVAVPVEYEMDFKGRAFLVETNQTAPNFRVALSIEAINGKYSCSLEVFLGNVKVWDSGHYSRFYITEKCLLELTMDGDLRLKGPKDRVGWKTGTSGQGVKRLQILRSGNLVLVDAGNNIKWQSFNFPTDVMLWGQQLDIATRLTSAQSNSSLFYYSFEIEDKKVAMYLNYGKLRYSYWGFQPSMNRSITYVKLSSRGLVLFDVKYKKIAQIPSKGVQPLRFLALNNDTGNFGLYYYSPEKGKFEASFQALNSTCDLPISCRPYGVCTFSNSCYCIQLLTNENKGGADCSGQISGGFCNGKEAEMLELDNISSVLKNVTKMVNISKKECADLCLQDCKCAAALYFRNASTDTAECYLYRLVLGLKQVDKGTGFNYMVKVPKGTGKNHERHNVKRWVLVVAGGVDGFIILLLVGGFGYWLVRRRTHTLHSQTSTT, encoded by the exons ATGCTGTTTTCACTCATGAAGCTTTTCCCTTTCCTTCTTCTCCTCCCTGTTTTCTTCTACAATTATGCTTTTTCTGAGTCTGGTGTTGGTGTTGGCTACCAGCTCATGGTGGCAGTTCCTGTGGAGTATGAAATGGACTTCAAAGGGAGGGCTTTTCTCGTGGAGACCAATCAGACAGCACCAAATTTCAGAGTAGCATTGAGCATTGAGGCCATCAATGGGAAATACTCATGCTCATTGGAAGTTTTCCTTGGGAATGTGAAAGTTTGGGATTCTGGCCATTACTCCAGGTTTTACATCACTGAGAAATGCTTGCTAGAGCTCACTATGGATGGAGATTTAAGACTGAAAGGTCCAAAAGACAGAGTGGGATGGAAGACTGGGACTTCTGGACAGGGGGTCAAG AGATTGCAGATACTGAGATCAGGCAACCTAGTGCTTGTAGATGCAGGAAACAATATAAAGTGGCAAAGTTTCAATTTTCCAACGGATGTTATGCTCTGGGGTCAGCAACTTGATATAGCAACTCGATTAACATCTGCCCAAAGCAACTCAAGTTTGTTCTACTACTCTTTTGAAATTGAGGACAAGAAGGTTGCTATGTATTTGAACTATGGTAAGTTGAGGTATTCCTACTGGGGTTTTCAGCCTTCCATGAATAGAAGTATTACATATGTTAAGCTGAGTTCAAGAGGGCTGGTGTTGTTTGATGTCAAGTACAAGAAAATAGCACAGATTCCATCAAAAGGGGTTCAACCGCTAAGATTTCTAGCACTGAACAATGATACAGGAAACTTTGGACTCTATTACTATTCACCTGAGAAAGGTAAGTTTGAGGCATCTTTTCAAGCACTCAACAGCACATGTGATCTTCCAATTTCTTGTAGACCTTATGGGGTATGTACATTCTCCAATTCCTGTTATTGTATTCAGCTTTTGACAAATGAAAACAAGGGTGGTGCTGATTGCAGTGGGCAAATTTCAGGAGGGTTTTGCAATGGCAAGGAGGCAGAAATGCTAGAACTTGATAACATAAGTAGTGTGCTTAAAAATGTAACTAAAATGGTGAATATTAGCAAAAAAGAATGTGCAGATTTGTGCTTACAGGACTGTAAATGTGCTGCTGCTTTATATTTTAGAAACGCAAGCACAGATACAGCAGAATGTTATCTTTACAGACTGGTGCTGGGTCTGAAACAAGTAGATAAAGGCACTGGATTTAACTACATGGTTAAGGTCCCAAAGGGAACTGGTAAAAATCATGAGAGGCATAACGTGAAAAGATGGGTGTTGGTTGTGGCTGGAGGGGTTGATGGATTCATTATTCTACTTCTTGTTGGAGGGTTTGGTTACTGGTTAGTTAGAAGAAGAACTCATACCTTGCATTCTCAGACCAGCACTACGTAG